Proteins encoded together in one Lathyrus oleraceus cultivar Zhongwan6 chromosome 5, CAAS_Psat_ZW6_1.0, whole genome shotgun sequence window:
- the LOC127082025 gene encoding uncharacterized protein LOC127082025: MKPYYRYVSPSEASWRIFSFPIHGRKPVVERLYFHCEGQNSVYYTDFDRINTVLKKPSVTESMFTSWFEANCKYPEAQNLTYSKFVSKFVYVKKKREWKPRQKGYTIGRLIWVPPTTGELYYLRLMFTHVKGPRSYNDIKIVNNVKYDTFRDACFAMGFIGDDREFIAAIKEANHWGSGSINRPRHVWSKTCHLLADGILYAQQRIANNRGLRLSDEEIMNLTLIEIERNLQRKSRSLKEFAGMPYPSGYVVEQLGNKLIYEERSYNPAEQLQEYNNLFLNLTDEQRGVFRRIMEAVNNQQGGVFFLYGYGGTGKTYMWRTLASYIRSKKQICLTVASSGIASLLLPGSRTTHSMFKIPIPTMESSTCNIDKGSDRAELLKMAKLIIWDEAPMDIMGRSNCSDKLFGGKVIVFGGDFRQILPVVPRGSRSDIIHSTINSSYIWDHFGDGKLEEPNDGYTDIPIPNDFLISNYDDPLEAIVSETYPNFLNNYKNPEFLQSRAILAGTIETVDIINQYVLGFISGEEKEYLSSDSVDTFDGEGNEAFDVLTPEFLNTLTTSGLPNHKIKLKIGTPIMLLRNIDQPEGLYNGTRLIVTRLTNHFIEAKIISGKNIGGVIYIPRMDMTPTQSPWPFKMTRRQFPITICYAMTINKSQGRSLDYVGLYLPRSVFSHGQLYVAISRVKSKKGLKILIHDKDNHPLNSTINVVFKEDFENL; this comes from the exons ATGAAACCATATTATAGGTACGTTTCTCCGAGTGAAGCATCTTGGAGGATATTCTCCTTTCCAATCCATGGTAGAAAACCAGTTGTTGAGAGACTGTACTTTCATTGTGAAGGTCAAAATTCGGTATATTACACTGATTTTGATCGTATCAATACAGTTTTGAAAAAACCAAGTGTAACTGAATCGATGTTTACATCATGGTTCGAAGCAAATTGCAAGTATCCTGAAGCACAAAATTTAACTTACAGCAAATTTGTTTCAAAATTTGTTTATGTTAAGAAAAAAAGAGAATGGAAACCCCGTCAAAAAGGTTACACAATTGGTAGGCTTATATGGGTTCCTCCAACAACTGGCGAATTGTACTATCTTAGATTGATGTTCACACATGTCAAAGGCCCCCGCAGTTATAATGATATAAAAATAGTGAATAACGTAAAATATGATACTTTCCGGGATGCCTGTTTTGCTATGGGTTTTATCGGCGATGATAGAGAATTCATTGCAGCTATTAAAGAGGCAAATCATTGGGGTTCAG GCAGCATTAACAGGCCAAGACATGTATGGAGTAAAACATGTCATCTCTTAGCTGATGGAATACTATATGCTCAACAGCGAATTGCAAATAATAGAG GTTTGAGGTTGTCGGATGAAGAGATAATGAATTTAACATTAATTGAGATTGAACGAAATCTTCAAAGGAAGAGCCGAAGTCTAAAGGAATTTGCTGGAATGCCTTATCCAAGTGGATATGTGGTTGAGCAGTTGGGAAATAAACTCATATACGAAGAGCGGAGTTACAATCCAGCCGAACAATTGCAAGAATACAATAATTTGTTCTTAAATCTTACAG atGAGCAAAGAGGTGTATTCAGGCGAATAATGGAAGCAGTAAACAATCAACAAGGAGGCGTATTTTTTTTGTATGGATACGGTGGCACAGGGAAAACCTACATGTGGAGAACTCTAGCTTCCTACATAAGATCAAAGAAACAAATTTGTTTAACTGTTGCTTCATCGGGCATAGCTTCACTACTACTTCCAGGAAGTCGAACGACTCATTCAATGTTCAAGATTCCAATACCTACAATGGAGTCTTCTACATGTAATATCGACAAAGGTAGTGATCGTGCAGAGCTACTAAAAATGGCAAAGTTGATAATATGGGATGAAGCTCCAATG gaCATAATGGGGCGTTCCAATTGTTCTGACAAATTATTCGGAGGGAAAGTAATTGTATTTGGTGGAGATTTTCGGCAAATATTACCGGTTGTACCAAGGGGCAGCCGTTCAGATATAATACATTCTACAATAAATTCATCATACATCTGGGATCATT TTGGCGATGGGAAATTGGAAGAACCTAACGATGGTTACACGGATATTCCTATTCCAAATGATTTCTTAATTTCTAACTATGATGATCCACTAGAAGCCATTGTTAGTGAAACATATCCGAATTTTCTTAACAATTACAAGAATCCAGAATTTTTGCAATCAAGAGCTATATTGGCAGGAACAATTGAAACGGTTGACATCATAAATCAATACGTTTTGGGATTCATATCAG GTGAAGAAAAGGAATATTTAAGTTCAGATTCTGTAGACACTTTTGACGGTGAAGGAAATGAAGCTTTTGATGTATTGACCCCAGAATTTTTGAATACACTTACAACTTCCGGTCTACCTAACCACAAGATTAAATTGAAGATTGGGACCCCTATTATGTTGCTTCGAAACATTGATCAACCTGAAGGTCTCTACAATGGAACAAGGCTTATAGTTACAAGATTGACAAACCACTTTATCGAGGCAAAGATTATATCTGGAAAGAATATTGGAGGGGTTATCTATATTCCAAGAATGGATATGACTCCAACACAATCTCCGTGGCCATTCAAAATGACTAGAAGGCAATTTCCTATAACTATATGTTATGCTATGACAATTAACAAATCTCAAGGTCGGTCATTGGATTATGTTGGATTGTATTTGCCTAGAAGTGTATTTAGTCATGGTCAACTATATGTTGCAATATCAAGGGTCAAAAGCAAAAAAGGGCTTAAGATATTAATCCATGACAAGGATAACCATCCATTGAATTCTACAATAAACGTCGTGttcaaagaagattttgaaaacTTATAG